The following proteins are encoded in a genomic region of Sander lucioperca isolate FBNREF2018 unplaced genomic scaffold, SLUC_FBN_1.2 Unpl_7, whole genome shotgun sequence:
- the LOC116037680 gene encoding tumor necrosis factor receptor superfamily member 14-like yields MMLRKHLTVAPLLILVMSVFRGHTLTCHPTEYRMGGRCCPKCPAGSQVRKDCTGFRSTCCLDCDKGTFMDQPTDFMSCFPCSRCDSGSGLKIKTACMTTSDTVCEPLEGFYCTDSSDKGCVEAQKHRSCQPGQYIRQKGTALKDTECSDCRDGTFSDGTLLTSCQPHTQCQHQLIKPGTASTDAECGEQSSGAVIVIVVPVICLVVAGISLLVVLILRKKGRCKYTVKRNADNQQQYFKKNKHPHEEEQLGVAVINEHRDSSSDTAEESSRLN; encoded by the exons ATGATGTTAAGAAAACATTTGACAGTTGCACCATTGCTG ATACTTGTGATGAGTGTCTTCAGAGGACATACCCTCACATGTCATCCAACAGAGTATCGGATGGGGGGTCGTTGCTGTCCTAAGTGTCCTGCTG GAAGTCAAGTTAGAAAAGATTGCACAGGGTTCAGAAGTACTTGCTGTCTGGATTGCGACAAGGGAACATTCATGGATCAGCCTACGGATTTTATGAGCTGTTTTCCCTGTTCACGCTGTGATTCAG GTTCTGGTTTAAAGATAAAGACAGCATGTATGACTACCTCAGATACAGTTTGTGAACCACTGGAGGGATTCTACTGTACGGACTCTTCAGATAAAGGCTGTGTGGaagcacagaaacacagaagctGTCAACCAGGACAATATATCCGGCAAAAAG GAACAGCATTAAAGGACACTGAGTGCTCTGACTGCAGAGATGGAACATTTTCAGATGGGACATTATTGACATCGtgtcagccacacacaca ATGTCAACATCAGCTGATAAAACCAGGAACTGCTTCAACGGATGCTGAATGTGGAGAACAAAGTTCAGGAGCTGTGATTGTCATCGTGGTGCCTGTGATATGTTTAGTGGTGGCTGGAATATCTCTACTTGTCGTGTTGATTCTCAGAAAGAAGGGACGATGTAAATACACAG taaaaaGGAATGCAGACAATCAACAACAG TACTTCAAAAAGAATAAACATCCACATGAAGAAGAACAGCTG GGAGTGGCTGTGATAAATGAACACAGAGACAGTTCATCGGACACTGCAGAGGAAAGTTCCAGGTTAAATTAA
- the LOC116037682 gene encoding tumor necrosis factor receptor superfamily member 14-like, translating into MASRKPLTVAPLLILVMSVFRGHTLTCPTEYQIGNQCCQMCPAGSRVEKDCTEFKQTSCLPCTEGTFMTHPTHFMRCLSCLRCYADFGLKLKTACTATSDTVCEPLEGFYCLFFIEDGCMEAQKHSSCQPGQYISLKGTALSDTECSNCSDGTFSDGTLLTSCQPHTQCQSLNLQLIKPGTASTDAECGERSSGAVIGAVVPVICLVVAGISLLVVLILRKKGRCKYTERKRSADNPQQYFKKNKHRHEEEEELQGVAVINEHRDSSSDTAEERSELFTYSVKQKSA; encoded by the exons ATGGCGTCTAGAAAACCTTTGACAGTTGCACCATTGCTG ATACTTGTGATGAGTGTCTTCAGAGGACATACCCTCACATGTCCAACAGAGTATCAGATCGGGAATCAATGCTGTCAAATGTGTCCAGCTG GTAGTCGAGTTGAAAAAGATTGCACAGAGTTCAAACAGACTTCCTGTCTGCCTTGCACGGAGGGAACATTTATGACTCATCCTACTCATTTCATGAGGTGTTTGTCCTGTTTACGCTGCTATGCAG ATTTTGGTTTAAAGCTGAAGACAGCATGTACGGCTACCTCAGATACAGTTTGTGAACCACTGGAGGGATTCTACTGTCTGTTCTTTATAGAGGACGGCTGTATGGAAgcacagaaacacagcagctgTCAACCAGGACAATATATCAGCCTAAAAG GAACAGCATTAAGCGACACTGAGTGCTCTAACTGCAGTGATGGAACATTTTCAGATGGGACATTATTGACATCGtgtcagccacacacaca ATGTCAATCATTGAATCTTCAGCTGATAAAACCAGGAACTGCTTCAACGGATGCTGAATGTGGAGAACGTAGTTCAGGAGCTGTGATCGGCGCCGTGGTGCCTGTGATATGTTTAGTGGTGGCCGGAATATCTCTACTTGTCGTGTTGATTCTCAGAAAGAAGGGACGATGTAAATACACAG aaagaaaaagaagtgcAGACAATCCCCAACAG TACTTCAAAAAGAATAAACATCgacatgaagaagaagaagagctgCAG GGTGTGGCTGTGATAAATGAACACAGAGACAGTTCATCGGACACTGCAGAGGAAAGATCAGAACTCTTCACTTACTCAGTAAAACAGAAGTCTGCGTAG